Part of the Benincasa hispida cultivar B227 chromosome 12, ASM972705v1, whole genome shotgun sequence genome is shown below.
AATCTTACCAAtaccctattaaggatatatcATATTAGAAAGACGATGGAGATAGACTTcacaatttttataatatataagtgTTACTTCTCTCTTCgtcaattgattttgagatataccacatgtttatttaatagataaaactcatataactaatataagaTTATACTAATGTCTTAGCCAATCGAGTTATGTTTGAAACTAAGTTTATGGTAACAAttttcatgatagaaaagttCCTTATTTGCAAATTTGAGCATTATTTAAATCATTCTTAAACTTCTAAAAgttgtatttatttttcttttaatacatTAAAAAGTTTCTAATAATTCCCCAATCGTCTTTTGGTACGTGATTTAGGTTGTATGTATTTGTTGTTGAATGGGTTTCAATCAATATTAGAAAGACCTTTTTTAGttcccaaattttgaagaatatatgtgtttggtccctatattttcaaaacatatctttttaattcatgaattgttttaaatatgtatatttagttcataatttttaaaatcttcttttttagtctctcaatttttaaaaatagatttaaaaagtTTGCagtaatattttattacaacttatttttgttattcaaaatgtcatataattagTACTTTAGGAACCCTTAAGgggcctttttaaatataaaatatatttaaagatatttatattttataacaaaaagtttcaaaagaaaaaaaaatacttttgaaattttttgctataaaatgtaaatattttttagatttttttatttataaaaatttcccACCCTTCCTTTTTGCTTTAAACCTATTCTTAATAACTTAGGACTAAAAAGTTACAATTTGAGAACTCAAAGATTAAATGCACCCATTCTAAAAGTTTTGggactaaaaaaaatatgttttgaaaaCTCAAGGACCAAACGTacttattcttcaaaactcgagaacaaagtaatttttttaagaacatTTGTTtatgaaagctatttttttaatccaaataatattttttttgaaaaaaaaatacacttcTGATGCTTTCTATGACACGCAAGTAGAGAAGGGGTACACAAATATGAATTGAGGCTACTTCCGAATGAGAAGAGACCCTCAGCCTTTGTAGGCATGGTTCATAGTAAGTTCAAAAGAATTTATAAATTACTATATATCTATATCAGCAATGTGTATCATTCTTTTCAATAGTtctagcttggagcaatcctattTGAGATATCCTGTTGagaattttctttgaaaatgtGAGAGTGAATACAAAGTatgctaaaaaaaattgtattgatCTGTGAGGACAATCTCCACTCTCACTATTCGTCTAAGAGAAATTGGTAATGTGACTATGTTGCAAGTGATGTAGGGAGTTGTCAGATTCGTCAAGAGTCAAATCTAGATTATGAATCTTAGACATGTGGGAGTGGGCGTTACAATGGTATCAAAGTGGAACTTTTGCTAGTGTAATGTGGTTTAAAGGCAAACCAAGGAGGAAGCCAATAGGCATGTGATACTTGAGTAGATAAATACATTAACAAACCAATATCACATctaaatgagagaataaaggTAAAGTATGTTGAATATGAAATTATGTTGGATGGTATGAACTGCCTTCACTCTTGTCTCCCATTAGTCGTTCAAGACTACTAAGTAGCATGACTAGGGTGTAGAGATGCAAGGAAAGAATGTGTATATTTTAGGAAAATTGTATTGGGTGGCAAATTAAGTTTAGTATTTAGCAATTATGACTTTCACTTTTCAAACTTTGTAAATATGGAAAATATGCAATCCCTAAATAGTTTATTGGTTAAACAATTATgaatttctaattattttttattacataaatccctaaacaattaattggtagagagagaaagaaagaagaagataaaagtAGCCACTGATGGTCAGTGACTAAATGTGCGATGGTTGATAGAGGTAAGCGGCGGAGAGATGAAGTAGTGATTGGCGACAAATGGTGTGAGATTGGTGAAAGAGAGATGTTGggggaaagaaagaaagagagagaagagaaaacCGACAACTGACAACCGATGATCGATGACCGGACATGCAGCAATCGACAGAGATAAGCGACGGAGAGGGGGAGCAGTGGCCAACGAAAGATCGTGTGGAGTAATGCTGGTTATTTGAAGAGAGAGATGTTAGGGGAGGGGGAGGGATTTGTTGCTTTCGAAGAAgttcaaggttttttttttaaaaaaaaaaataggtgtACTAAGagatatcaagtatatcaaagGCATCAAATATATCAGGTGTATCGATTGTCTCGAATGTATCCGATATATTAAATGTATCAAGTGGGTCAAGtgtatctatatattttttacattttttgttttaaatcatgGAGTAGACTTGTTTTTTACTACAGACCTAatattaagaatttattttgCACAATTTTGCAACAAACCcgacatatatatacacacacacagtCGCACATATTTCCTGCTTGAAGAAGGTGACTCTTACCTTTCCAGAAGGTTGATGAAGACTAAACTGTTAATCAACGTCTGAGATAACTAAATTTATTACTTTTCTGAAGAAAAATCATGGGCTTGAAAATACTAATTTTAAATACAACATAACCTCTAATATTAAGAAaagtaaaatttattttgaaaaaaaaaaaaaaaaaaaaaaaaaccctaagttTTTGGAAACGTCTCCTAAGCATATCCTCTTCTAACTCCTAATAATTTGAGTAGAAACAAACGGAATAAATTTAGGTAAGTTGCCAAATTCATTTTCAATATGAAAACATGTAGCGGTACTACCAGAATGAAATTTCCATCATATAAAATGacattaatataaagttttggcaatgaaataaatataagaAACTTTACAAAGAGCCgcatataattataaataaccaCTCGATGttgtacaaaaaataaaattaaaaagatatggGAAACTACTACAAGTACAGAGAAGCAGCAAAGACAATATCCCTCTTGATTTTAGAAACAGCCTCTTCAAACTTGGTTTCAAGTTCAGTTTCACCAATGGACTTTGCTGCAAGTATAAGTTGTTGAAGAACTTCCTCCAGTCTTCTAATTGCTCTAATCAAGCTCCCCTCAAAAACCTGTGTTATTTCCATTATCTCATAGAATTTGGATCCTTTTGCCCAACCATATACAGCCTCCATAATATCCGGTCTAAATGAATTCACAAAGCCTTCTACATCAATTTCGACCTGCAATTCGACATGCATCTATCATCAAGCATTCTCCTCTTAGTGTATGCAATCACTCACTAAACAGAACACTTGATATGAAAGAAACAAACTGTTTCCATTTTAATGGTTTTCCTAGAGAGCTTTTTTATATAAAGCACAAATCACTTCATTAAAAAGAGTATTTAAAAAATGGGGGTAACAAGAAACGCTCCCCACCTAAGAGTCAAAATGAGATTCAGTTATTCAAGAAGTTTTATTTATCTAAATTGGGAAATGCAGTAAATCAACACCATCATATGGATCTATGTCTGCGTGTGTGTGTATAGTTCAAAGGGATGTGGGATGGTGGATTAATGCTTCAATCTAATGAAAAGTAATAGGTGCCTTATCCATTGATCTATCATGAAATAGATTAAAAATTCACAGTGAACAAAAGAACCAAAAACTCAATGTGACACTTCTTTAAACTCATTGCCAGCTGAGTTTAACAACATAAAGAGTAAACGAAAAGGATCGAGTAAATAAACTTTGGACAAATAAGAACTAGTGCTAACCTTGCATTCAAGCTGAACCTTAGCAACCCTTCGAGCTGTGTCTTGTAATTGAATGAAGAGCAGCTCAAGCTCTTCCCTAGGCTTAGCTGCATCCTGAAGTTTCTCTTGCCACACGAAACAAGATAGCAGAGCGACAACTTCCTCCACTTTTATGTCCTTGAAAACCCCATTGAACATCAGCTCTGAAAGGGTCAATTCATTTGCACTACTGATTTCACAAGCAACCTTGCCTTTGAGTTCCACGACATCATCACTTGTGATGTAACTGCAATGGGGGAAAAATTAATTACTTACTGTTAAGTCGATGCATCTACAATCAACAACATTGCCATTCTGTCATGAAATCTAAATGATCAATTCAAACGGGCAACCAGACATTCTGAATCCATGGTACATGACAATGTATTATAGACAGAGAGTTCCTTTCACATAATACACTAGATTCTTAGGATATAAAACAACTCAGCAATTTGGAAGGTCGAAACCAAATATGAGATCACGTCATTAAGAATGGAGTCAGACAACTATGTAAATCTCTAcctttttttcataaaaaaatgtgAGATTTCATTCTAAACAAATCATTTAGGAGTGTATccttgtttaaaataaaataaactattcAGAATTACCTAAGTAAACAATATAGCTTTCAACATTTACCATAtacatctaaaaaaaattttacaatcaacaattttattgataaaatgaTGTATCCAGAAGGGGAGCTCCTACGCTAAGGAAGTAACAAAATGAATTAAGCTGCAGTAGATGAATTCTCTCATAGAAACAGattatttggaattaattgaaCAAACTATGCCCAACTTTTTTAAATCGTcactataataaatatttaccTATTTGGTGACTTAAAAAAATCCAACCTAAAGAGTTGCTAGAGAAGAAAAACGATCAATTACCCAAGCCTCCGCAATACTCGTTTCCTGGCCTTCAGTTCATCTTTGAAAGCCAATGCAGAAGAAGAACGCAATGTTTTCTTAATTGATCTAATTTTAGCTGTTAACTCTTGCTTTAAATGTAATGCTTTGAGCTTCTGCTCAACAAGTGTTGATTTTGCCACCTCATGCTTGTCAAAGAGGCTCTCCAAAGCCTCTGTTCTACGCACCGCCTTTCTGTATGAGCTACTTTGAATCTGAATATCAAATgaagttaaaataaaattaaaatctagaaAAAAAACATGGCAGAGGCAAATAGATGCTAGGCTGAACTTCCATCCAGCAAATGCTCAAACTGAATCAGAGTTGGGTTTTTTTGGACGAATGAATTCAAGTATAGATCCGTTAAATCACAATTTAGTCCTCAAACTTTCAAGTTCATATCAAAAAGATCCTTAACTTTAAAGAGTGCCTAATAAGTCTCCAAACTTTCAATTCTATATCTAATAGTTTTCTTAACTTTAAAAATGACTAATAAGCccctaaacttataattttgtgCCTAATAGGTCTTTGAAATTGTGAGAgtaatgatataatattaaatttaccttcacccatcaacttaagcttttgggtctggtcaatcggtgatttaacatggtatcaaagcAAAAGGTTCTACATTCAAACCCTTGTAATGTCATTTTCTCTCCCagttaatattgattttcacttATTTGGTTTTCTACAAATTTCAAGCCCACAAGTGGGGAGTGTAGAagtattgatataatattaaatttacattcACCCATCAACTTAAGCTTTCGGGTCAAATTAGTGATTTGatatgaatattaaaatttgaaaaaatcaaCTTATCCATCAGgcttgaaattgaatttaatgaGTAATAGAACAAACTTACAATTTTGTGTAGAGTAGGTCCATTaaatgaaagtttaaggaccCATTGGGCacattgaaaattcaaaggacCTCAAAGGACTTATTAGACACTTTTTAAAGTTCGTGGACTAAATAAACACAaacttaaaagtttaaggactaaagtCATAGATTTCGGTATACTGACCTAAATACCACCAAAGATTACAAACATACATGAAACCCATAGACTTCGATCTAATAGAAAAAGAAACCTTCacatcaaccaaaaaaaaagtGTATTAGCATAGAGTTACGTACTTTCATATCCTCTTCTGGATCTAAAAGGGGCACTCCCTTTGGAAATCTTGATAGAACTTCAGAAATCTTCTTCAATGTATTTTCTCGAGCTTCCAACGGCAAAAGATCATTCGGTATGAGTATACGAATACTAGCTAAAGTACTGATCTGttataaacaagaaataaattaattaagctGAGAATAATTAAAACACAATAGTGTAtatttgggagtgattttaaaatggtcaaaatcacttttgtccAAAAATGCTCCGAAACGTGTCTTTATTAAtacaatattaatttaatgtttgatttgGAACTTTAATCTAGATTTTGTCACTCTTAATCTTGGTAATCTTTGATCTCTATTATTCTCTTTCAGGAAGAGAGCTAATATTTTTAATTCTGTACTGACAGTTCACATGAAGCATGTGCATATAATAGATCATCTAACTCAATACCTGAGATATTGGAATGGAAACAACATGGGGTTCTCCGTGCTCTTTCAATCGAACGATCTTAACATTCTTTTTCCCAATGCCATCTTTACTGACAATGCATCTTGTAAGAACGTCCACAGAGTAGTTTGCAGATTCTGGTTTCATGCTAGCATCCTCTGCAACAAAAATTGAAGTTCAGATTCAGAAGAAGACTAATAGgctaaaatttgaattaaagaaTATAAATGCAAGAGAAATTATCGAGATACATCACCTTCAGAAACACCTTTCACcctttgaaaattaattatcaatccCCACGTAACCTGGTCCTTAATGGAAAAGGTTGAAGAGATTTCATCATTGCTGTTGCATTCAATAGATACAAGCCTGCCAGGTTGCAGAAATGGTAAGCAGTATCTAGGAGACAACACAATATCACGAATATCCTTCTTTAAACTTTTGTACTGCTTTAGCAAATCATAATAATTCTTCAAATTATCTTCCTCTTCAATCACTATGGAATCCCTCTCCTCTTCAAGGCTTTTCACTTGTTTCTGCAGTAATAACTAGAATTAGTATGTCATCTTACATTAAACATTACACCACAATATGGTTCAATCTTCCATGTGTTATAGGATCGTCCACAAAGGATAATACGGTGCAGCTATTAAGTAGACATAGTAATGTAGGGAGAATTAGGGAAAATTAGGCTAATATTAGGTGATTCCTGGGCTTAATCCCTTTGCTACTAACTCAAATTGGAGTATTTTTTCAATTCCTGAGAGAGAGGTATACAGTAATCAGAGTAGCATATCTAACATGAgtgaaaatttaatatgaaaagCAGATTCTTTTCAAATTATACGATAACTAGAGCAGCATTCTCAGCAAACTAGGTTTCATCATTAGAGGAAAAGTCAATCGTCAAAGGATTATAGGTAAGAAGATAACTGATAAGTTGCATATGCAGTGGGAAGgatacaaaaaaggaaaaagatctTTCCCatactcaaaaaataaaaatcacagAGGTTAATGGTAAAAATATGAATGGTTCCTCTACGCCATGTTCTACAAATAATACTCAGAGAGCTTAgtgataaataattttaaaggaTGAAAaacattacttttttttttttttaaaaaggaaacataatttttcatgatgaaaaacattaaataaaatCATGCTAACACATTATCTCACCATTTCCCGTTAAAGATCTTTGATTCCATTTTCAGTTGCCCACAATTAATTATCTTCGTTTCAATTAACTTTATTTACAAGACACCTTATCTGCAAAAACTAACCTCGAGGTTGGGTATGTTGCGGTCGGCTTGGAACTGATAGAAGGAATTACGCAGCAGATTTTCAGGATTGCCGTCTTCAGAACGGATTTGATTCAGGAGCATGTTATAGCTCAAGTGAAAAGCactaaaatgaatttatatatatatatatatatatataaaagaagaagaagaagataagatGTCAAAGCTACTCATTTAAACAACGGA
Proteins encoded:
- the LOC120067305 gene encoding DExH-box ATP-dependent RNA helicase DExH9 isoform X2, which gives rise to MSLRNKQRVIYTSPIKALSNQKYREFKEEFSDVGLMTGDVTIDPNASCLVMTTEIWRSMQYKGSEVTREVAWIIFDEVHYMRDRERGVVWEESIVMAPKNARFVFLSATVPNAKEFADWVAKVHQQPCHIVYTDYRPTPLQHYIFPSGGEGLYLVVDEKGHFREDSFQKALNALVPVSDGDKKRENNGKWQKSLTLGKTGEESDIFKMVKMIIQRQYDPVILFSFSKRECEFLAMQMAKLDLNGDDEKVNIETIFWSAMDMLSDDDKKLPQVSNMLPLLKRGIGVHHSGLLPILKEVIEILFQEGLIKCLFATETFSIGLNMPAKTVVFSNVRKFDGDKFRWLSSGEYIQMSGRAGRRGIDERGICILMVDEKLEPSTAKTMLKGNADCLNSAFHLSYNMLLNQIRSEDGNPENLLRNSFYQFQADRNIPNLEKQVKSLEEERDSIVIEEEDNLKNYYDLLKQYKSLKKDIRDIVLSPRYCLPFLQPGRLVSIECNSNDEISSTFSIKDQVTWGLIINFQRVKGVSEEDASMKPESANYSVDVLTRCIVSKDGIGKKNVKIVRLKEHGEPHVVSIPISQISTLASIRILIPNDLLPLEARENTLKKISEVLSRFPKGVPLLDPEEDMKIQSSSYRKAVRRTEALESLFDKHEVAKSTLVEQKLKALHLKQELTAKIRSIKKTLRSSSALAFKDELKARKRVLRRLGYITSDDVVELKGKVACEISSANELTLSELMFNGVFKDIKVEEVVALLSCFVWQEKLQDAAKPREELELLFIQLQDTARRVAKVQLECKVEIDVEGFVNSFRPDIMEAVYGWAKGSKFYEIMEITQVFEGSLIRAIRRLEEVLQQLILAAKSIGETELETKFEEAVSKIKRDIVFAASLYL